The sequence below is a genomic window from Rhinopithecus roxellana isolate Shanxi Qingling chromosome 7, ASM756505v1, whole genome shotgun sequence.
tacatattgtgtatatattaatataatatatattatatatactatataatgcattatatagagaatatactatatataatatatattatataatatgatatatacaatgtaatatattatatataatatgatatatacaacataatatatataacatatgtatatagttcagattatttttgaaataagtgATCTTTTCAGGGTGGTGGCACTGTTCACATACTAAGGCAGAAATACTTTCTTTCAAATGATTTACAGAGGTCAAAAGTAAAGAGTAAAGACAGTTATACAATACTGTCTATGATGTATGTTCTACACTTGTGTAAGTTTTTTTTATACAGAGGAGAATAGGactaatttgttttttcattgcattttctATCCACGTTCTTTTCTAAAGTTCATGTAATAAATAATATgtcataaaaactgaaaaaaggaTAGCAATCATAGGCTGGCTTTTGTCTTACCAATTAATCTAAGAACCCTATACACACAATAATTTGCAGGTAACAAACTAAAGTTTTCTCAGAATGTGAAATATTACTTTAATTCGATGAGCAGCTTGGTACATTTGAGCTTTTTCATTGGAGAAGAAAAACTTCATAAAGCCTAATTCCCTTTTGATTTATAGAACAGTGCCCAAACTCTTACTGAGCCCCCTTCGTCTATTACTTAGAATTGTGATGATCATATGAATTGTGAATCATTTAATAGAGCATAATAATCATCAGGCAAGCCAGTGAACCAGGCTGTTGAACAAATTAAGCTTATTACCATTAAgagtggtggcgcgtgcctgtaatcgggaggctgaggcaggaaaatagcttgaaccagggagtcggtggttgcagtgagccgagatcgcaccactgcactccagcctggcgacagagccagactccgtctctcaTTTCTATCTTTTAAGAACTAAATTAAAAGAGTACTTTTACACCATAAACTAGGGGTGTTTTATACTTATAACAGCTAACATTCATTTGACATTATTTATCCAGCATTATTCTAAGAGTATTGTATGCATTTTTCACTATCTCCATGCAACAACTATTTACAATAAGTTTTGTTTGTACCTTCAtttaaaagatgaggaaacagtcaCAGAGAAGTTATATAATTGGTCTCAGATCACACAGCTTAAAAGTAGCAATGCCaccggacatggtggttcacacctctataatcctagcactttgggaggccaaggggggtggttCGATTgaagtgaggagtttgagaccagcctggccaacatggtgaaactctgtctccacaaaatacagaaattagctgggcaagggcttacttggccgggcgtggtggctcacgcctgtaataccagcactttgggagtccgaggcaggtggatcatccaaggtcaggagttcaaaatcagcctggccaacatggtgaaacctcgtctctactaaaaatacaaaaaaaaaaaaaaaaaaaaaaaaaaaaaaaaaagctgggtgtgatggcaggtgcctgtaatcccagctacttgggaggctgaggcaggataattactcAAAcgtgggaggtgaaggttgcggtgaacctagatttcgccactgcactccagcttgagcaacagagtgagactctgtctcaaaaaaaaaaaaaaaaaagaaaaatggtagcAATGCTGAGACAACTCCTTTAGCAATTTACTgcataaagttttttatttttgtcctcaGAAAATCATCTTTTTTGTGTTTGGTCTTTATTAACTATGTAACCATTATATTGACATTTGGCCAAATGCAACATGCATTCTTATCCTGaaataagcaattaaaaatgaattgacATTTTTAGGCAAGCCTAGCATGTAGCAACACACTTTTTATGGCTTTACTAATCTGATAGTGTCAGTTCAATGTTTATAATGAAGATGTATTTACCAAAACTCAAATTTAtgcaatatattaaatttatcattaaatgtataaatttatggcAGATAGATTATTAATATCTTCTATATACAAACCCATGGACTGTTATCATGAGTTAGCCATGTGCTTGCTTTTAGGCAGTTTGCCTGAATAAAGAATAttcaaaagcaaaattttttaaattttaactataGTAGTGTTTTATAATTAATCTACAAGTTTAGCTGAAGAAAAGACTTGAATAAAGAATAGACTTAAAGAGTTTTTTGCAGCGAGTGGCCTTCCCCGTTGGCACGCGCCCGGGGCGGTGGCGCTGGAGGAGCTCGAGACCCAGCCTAGTTATGTCTGGGAGGCGAATGCGGTCCAGAGGAGCCGCTCAGCGCTCTGGGCCAAGGGCACCATCTCCTACTAAGCCTCTGCGGAGGTCCCAGCGGAAATCAGGCTCTGAACTCCCGAGCATCCTCCCTGAAATCTGGCCGAAGACACCCAGTGTGGCTGCAATCAGAAAGCCCATCATTTTAAAGAAGATAGTGGCCCATGCTGTAGAGGTCCCAGCTGTCCAGTCACCTCGCAGGAGCCCTAGGATTGCCTTTttcttggagaaagaaaatgagccCCCTGCCAGGGAGCTTACTAAAGAGGACCTTTTCAAGACACACAGCATCcctgccacccccaccaccactcctgtGCCCAACCCTGATGCCGAGTCCAGCTCCACGGAAGGAGAGCTGGACGCCAGAGACTTGGAAATGTCTAAGAAAGTCAGGCATTCCTACAGCCAGCTGGAGACCCTGggctctgcctccacctccaccccaggcCGCTGGTCCTGCTTTGGCTTCGAGGGGCTGCTGGGGGCAGAAGACTTGTCCGGAGTCTCACCAGTGGTGTGCTCCAAATTCACTGAGGTCCCCAGAGTCTGTGCAAAGCCCTGGGCCCCAGACATGACTCTCCCTGGAATCTCCCCACCACTCGAGAAACAGAAAGGTAAGAAGAAGAAGATGCCAGAGATCTTGAAAATGGAGCTGGATGAGTGGGCAGCGGCCATGAACGCGGAGTTTGAAGCTGCTGAGCAGTTTGATCTCCTGGTTGTATGAGATGCGGGGGTGGGGTGCACCTGGCCAGACTCTCCCTCCTGTCCTGTACATAGCCCCCTCCCTGTGGAGGGGACACTTAGGGTCCCCTCCCCTGGTCTtgttacctgtgtgtgtgtgctggtgcTGCACATGAAGCCTGTCTGCCTTTGAGGGCTTGGGCAGCAGTGGCAGCCATCTTGGTTTTAGGAAATGGGGCCGCCTGGCCCAGCCACTCACTGGTGTCCTGTCTCTTGTCGTCCTGTCCTTCCTATCTCTCCAAAGTACCACAGCCAGTTTCCAGATGGGCCACAGACTGGGGAGGAGAATCACTGGCCCAGCCAGAAGTTAAAGGGCTGAGGGTTGAGGTGAGGGGCACCCTCTGCTCTTGCTGGGAAGGGTGGCTCCTTGGAAATAGGCCCAGGGgttctgccagcctcagcctttcCATCCTGAGTTGACTTCTGTTGGTGGCTTTCTTCCTGAACCCATCTGCGTAAAGAGGTTTTCGGTTCCGTGGGTTTTCCTTCCAATTCTGTAAATAGTCCCAGAGAGAATTCGTGGGCTGAGGGCAATTCTATCTTGGAGGAACAAGCTGGACATTCAGCCTGTGGAGTTTTGAAGGATGTGGGGAGCCTTAGTTGGGTTTCAGACCATAAGTGTGTACTACACAGAAGCTGTGTTTTCGAGTTCTAGTCTGCTGTTGAGATGTTTGGTAAATGCCAGGTTGATAGAGCACTGGCTGCTTGGAGCAAAGGGGCCACCAGGTGCTGTGGGTTTCTGTGGCTCACGGCCTCTGGGCTGGTGCCTTGCGCAGGGCCCACGCTGGAGTCTTACCactctgctgcaggggtggaaggTAGCCCCTCTTGTCACCCACACCTATTTCTTACAAAATAAGTTATACAGAGTCTACTTGGCCCTAGAAGAAAAAGTTGAAGAGTCCCAGTCTTACTAGCATTTTGCGACTGTGCTTGTAAAGTCCTCGGAAACTCCTCGTGTACCAGACAGCGGCGGGGGCTGATAGCAATTTTAGTTTTTGGCCTCCCTATCCTCTCACATGAGAACACTGCCTGGATGTATCTCATGATCTCTGGAGAATTTCcccatctttctcttctttgaatACTGAGGATTCAATAGTGTGGATTCGAAGGCTGCCCTGCCCTGACTCTCCCACCGCACCCCAGTCCATTGTTACCTTTTGATGTTTATAAGTTCATGGAAGTAGACGCTGAGGTGTGCAGAGGAGCTGGTGGATAACAGAGAATGCCAGTGAAGATGAGTGCTGGGTCAGGGTACTTGGAAGAAACGTTGCAGGCCAGGCAGGCCCTAATAAAACCCTCTGCCAGGCCTGGGAGTCCCAGGCCATCTGCTCAATGCTCTGTGCTTTGTCAGACCTGCAAGCAAGCCCCCTTGCGGGGGAAGCCTAGGTGTCCTTGAGCTGAACCGCACTGAAGAACTCTTGTCCTCACTGGCTGATGTGGCAGAACTCTTGGGAAATGTCTTAGTCCTGCAGAATCAGGGGTCACCAGATGATGCGGAGTTGAGATCATCACTGCAAACTCCTCTATTCCTGAGGAACtaaatttaagggaaaaaatgggATTTTGTTTTATAGTTGGGAAAAAATCCTGATTAAAAATTTTCTgcctgttcaaaaaaaaaaaaaaaatagacttaaagTTCATTCCTATTTAAGTTACTGGCTATTGTCACTGAATTATCTATTCTTGGTTTTATGAATATGCATGTAAATCATGAACTAGACTCATCATCacacttatttcatttatttgatctgtGAAACATTTTGGGtcaataattttaattaacttatatctaatgtgtttccattttgtaAAACAGTTTCTTCACAGTTCTTAACACATTGAGGGAGAAATCAAACGGAGATTAACATTCAAATTTTCATGCATGTCCATTGGTAAATaaagaacagaaggaaaacaTCCCGGGAATTATGGATGattctttacaaataaatttcGGCAATTTTAGATACATTTAAATGAATATTGAatcaaaatgacaaaagcaaTTAAATAGAAATATAGTTATATGCCTTGTTTTCAGATCCCAGATGCCTGATCTCCAAATTACATGAAAAGTATTATTAATCTCAATAACAAATATTGAAATGAGCATTTTGCTATGTTACTGATAAGTTGCAGTTTTTAATCAATAGACTGAAAACTCAGAAGATTTGGATTTGTAACATGTTATTACAAGATTTGAGTTTGACATTTGCTTTAACgtttaattcaattatttttacatttccactaagaTTGGCTTGTATAACAACATGGTGTTTATTTCAATTGTTAAGTTGATGTGTGATGGCTTCAAAACTATGTAATATTCCTTAAtgtaaaaatctttgaaaatactATAAATGTTGTGGAATATTTCCTTTACCATTAGCATTATTATACTGTAATCATTCACATTACTGATGTGgactattatttttaagaatttggcATTCACAGTAATAAGCTGAGGCAttagcattattcatagtaggaAGTTCAttggaaagtaaaattaaatattcaaatacattatgatcttttctttaaaaatagaaacagttGTATTCACTTGCAACACACTTCAGCATGAGTCTAATATGCATTTGTCATAGAGCCTGTTCATAGAGAATGAATAATAACAATACCCAAACATttgtcttctccttctttctcaatCATGGAAATGAAAAAGGTCACTACTATTTGTATTAATATGTATCAGAAACCCTTGGGCTCCTGCTAGAtacaagcaaataaatataaacaagaagAAAAGCACATCCTGAGCATTTGCATTTGTAAGAGAGAAGTGCTAAATCTGAAAAGTAGAGTAACTTGGActataaaattaaagtttatctGAAATGTGTGTATAATCATATTTTAACCTCCTCTCTGctaaaaaggtaaattaaaaattacatgggTATGATgtaacatgcctgtagtcctgcaactctggaggctgaggtgggaggatcgcttgagcccaggagttaaagctggcagtgagctatgatcgcaccactgcactccagcctgggtgacaatgagatacagtctcaaaaaaaaaatcatatttcacACCACTTAgataaaatcatataaatatttcaatatcaCTCCTggattaaataaaaatcatatgtaAACATTTACTTaagctaaattattttttaaaggagtatGCTATCTATAAGACTTGGGCAATTTACTTAGTTTCCCTGTAAAATGGGATATTCTTTACCTATAAAATGGATATTCCTTACCTTTGATATGAGAGTTAAATGGAATAGTATAATTATATACCTAGCTGTAAAATAGCTATAGCTAattctccattaaaaatattcacttgTACACACGCACACAACCAACTAAGACTTCAAATTAAGGCATGTATACATTCTGTGGAATTTCAAATATAACTTTGGAAAATACAGCAaccatatttacatatatattaatatgcagATATTGAGATTATTAGACTATGCTACAATGTGCTGTTCATAACTGAGTTGTTTAGTCAATGTTTCccactttaaatttttatttttaaaacagcacaGCTATGAAGTGCAGTTATCTTAATTTAGCTATAACTAAGACTAATATGGATTTGGAGGCTCATCTAATTGCATCCTTAAGATCAACAGGATTTAGTTAAATCTCATCTTCCCCATGTGTGGCTGGACCTTGACACTCTATGATTCTCCATTAATCAGCCAAATTTTTTCAGGACAATTGAAAGCTATAGGATAACTCTTAAGATCGTCAAAGAACTATAATTGGCCGAAAGCAGTAACACACTCTGTCTCACTTTAGTAACCTGAATTATCTAAAAGTTAACTTTAGTTTGGAATGAACTTTAGTGAAttccaagaaacaaaaacaatcagtaagaagtaaattattttaccaaGTTATTACATTCGTTTTTTATGATTATCTTCCATGGATTTGACGGTAAGAATGTGAATTAATAAATTAGATGTCTATGATATTAAGGTAAACTAACCTAGATTTTCAATAAGAGATTAAGAAATCTAAGGTCATTATGATTCAACCTCTCGTTCCTATAAACTTTCAGAAAACCCCTACTCTTTCTTCTCAGGATCTTAGTCTCCAAGGGAGGGGA
It includes:
- the LOC104675079 gene encoding sororin; translation: MSGRRMRSRGAAQRSGPRAPSPTKPLRRSQRKSGSELPSILPEIWPKTPSVAAIRKPIILKKIVAHAVEVPAVQSPRRSPRIAFFLEKENEPPARELTKEDLFKTHSIPATPTTTPVPNPDAESSSTEGELDARDLEMSKKVRHSYSQLETLGSASTSTPGRWSCFGFEGLLGAEDLSGVSPVVCSKFTEVPRVCAKPWAPDMTLPGISPPLEKQKGKKKKMPEILKMELDEWAAAMNAEFEAAEQFDLLVV